The DNA region ccataaccacagtcaccccataaccacactatggccccataaccacacTGTCACCCCATAACCGCGCTATCACTCTATCACCCAtcatcaccccataaccacattatcaccccataaccacaccatggccctataaccaccctatggccccataaccacagtcaccccataaccacactGTTGCCCTATCGCCCCGTGCCCCATAACCAAACTATCTCTCTATAACCACACTGttgccccatagccaccctataACCACACTACTGCCCCATAACCGCTATATCgccccatacccaccccatacccaAAGAACCACCAATACCCCATTATCACCCCACATCCCATAACCACagtcaccccataaccacaacaCTAtcaccccatacccaccccataccccacaACCCCTCCATTACCCCATtaccaccccataccccatacccaccTCATACCCCATTACCACCCCATGACCGCACTATCACCCCATACCCCACAACCACCCCACAACCCCTCCATTaccaccccataccccacaACACTAtcaccccatacccaccccataccccacaaccaccccatacccaccccaNNNNNNNNNNNNNNNNNNNNNNNNNCCCTCGGTCCGGTCCGGTTCGGTACCGTCAGGATCTTTATTGGGTTCGGGAGCGAACAGCCCGGACGGGACCCCCCCAATAAACCCCAACCGGAACCGGGACCGGGACCTTGtcattatgggggggggggcacggctGATATGGGACGGAACCGGGCCAAGGCACGGCCCATATGGGGGGTCGGAACCGGGACAAGACGTGGCCCGTATGGGGACCGAACCGGGCCAAGGCACGGCCCGAAAGGGGGGGTACAGACATGGGGGGGGCACGGCTGATATGGGGACGGAACCGGGACCGGGGACCGAACCGGGACCAAGCACGGCCTTTATGGGGGGACGGAACCGGGCCAAGGCACGGGCGATATAGGGACGGAACCGGGACAAGGCATGGTCCATTTGGGACCGGGACCGGGACCAAGCACGGCCTTTATGGGGTCGGAACCGGGACAAGGCACGGCCCATTTGGGGACAGAACCGGGACAAGGCACGGCCTTTATGGGGTCGGAACCGGGACAAAGCACGGCCCATTTGGGGACAGAACCGGGACAAGGCACGGCCTTTGTGGGGTCGGAACCGGGACCAAGCACGGCTTTTATGGGGGGACGGAACCGGACCAAGGCACAGCCGATATGGGAACCGAACCGGGACAAAGCACAGCCCATGTGGGGTGACGGAACCGGGACAAGGCACGGGCGATATAGGGGCAGAACCGGGACAAGGCATGGCCCATTTGGGACCGGGACCAAGCACGGCCCTTATGGGGTCGGAACCGGGACAGGGCACGGCCCATTTGGGGTCGGAACCGGGGCAAGGCATGGCCGATATAGGGACGGAACCGGGACAAGGCACGGCCTTTATGGGGTCGGAACCGGGACAGGGCACGGACGATATGGGGACCGAACCGGGACAAAGCACAGCCCATGTGGGGGGACGGAACCGGGGCAAGGCACGGGCGATATAGGGACAGAACCGGGACAAGGCATGGCCCATTTGGGACCGGGACCGGGACCAAGCACGGCCTTTATGGGGATGGAACCGGGACAAAGCATGGGCGATATAGGGACGGAACCGGGACAAGGCACGGCCTTTATGGGGTCGGAACCGGGACAGGGCACAGCCCATATGGGGCCGGGGGTGGGGACAAGGCACGGCCGGTATTTGGGGtcagcggggggggggggatacgGCCCAGCGCAGGGGATGGCGGGGGATGGGGGCGCTATAGGGCCGGGGGGGTTGGTTTTCAGGTGGGGGGGGAAGCTTTAGGGTGGGGGGGGCCACCCatgagttggggggggggaatgcGGGAAACGGCCCCCCGCGGCCCTTATATGCCCCCTCCAGTGTAGCCCGCCTATACCCTCAATACCGCCCCCCATTTGagccccctataccccccataggccccatgTACCCCTATAGGCCCCCATctaccccattacccccatagcccccaatcGCACATGGGGGCGCGCTCTCCTTGCAGCCCCCGCTGAGGCTCCTCGGCGCCGGCGGTTGGACAGGTAGGCCGGCGCAGGGACCGAGGGGGAACTTAAATCCCCGCAGCTCCGAGGTGGAGCCCGTCCGGTGAGACGCCGCGGAACCTGCAAAAACGGGAACGGGGGGAGTGACTGACCACCC from Coturnix japonica isolate 7356 unplaced genomic scaffold, Coturnix japonica 2.1 chrUnrandom914, whole genome shotgun sequence includes:
- the LOC116652721 gene encoding uncharacterized protein LOC116652721, coding for MGCALSRFRPHKGRALSRFRPYIAHALSRFHPHKGRAWSRSRSQMGHALSRFCPYIARALPRFRPPTWAVLCPGSVPISSVPCPGSDPIKAVPCPGSVPISAMPCPGSDPKWAVPCPGSDPIRAVLGPGPKWAMPCPGSAPISPVPCPGSVTPHGLCFVPVRFPYRLCLGPVPSPHKSRAWSRFRPHKGRALSRFCPQMGRALSRFRPHKGRALSRFCPQMGRALSRFRPHKGRAWSRFGPRSRFRPHISRAPPMSVPPLSGRALARFGPHTGHVLSRFRPPIWAVPWPGSVPYQPCPPPHNDKVPVPVPVGVYWGGPVRAVRSRTQ